In Candidatus Cohnella colombiensis, one DNA window encodes the following:
- a CDS encoding toprim domain-containing protein, whose translation MHVAIIVEGKNDKKRLSRVLSEEIPIYCTFGTLSSDRIETLRKAVGSRQVVLFTDNDPSGRRIRGMLYDVFPDAIHIYTRRGYKGVEGTPEEYLIEQLEKAGLEAYILYPSPTSIWLNNDQL comes from the coding sequence ATGCATGTAGCAATCATTGTCGAAGGGAAAAATGATAAAAAGCGTCTGTCACGTGTGCTGTCAGAGGAAATCCCAATTTACTGCACCTTCGGTACGCTAAGCAGCGATCGAATCGAAACACTTCGAAAAGCGGTAGGTAGTCGCCAAGTCGTTCTCTTTACCGATAATGACCCCTCCGGACGCAGAATACGCGGAATGCTCTATGACGTATTTCCAGATGCAATCCACATCTATACAAGACGAGGTTATAAGGGAGTAGAGGGTACTCCTGAGGAATATCTTATCGAACAATTAGAAAAGGCCGGACTCGAGGCATATATCCTATACCCAAGTCCGACCTCTATATGGCTCAATAACGATCAGCTATGA
- a CDS encoding SCO family protein codes for MTNEGSNIEQDSTQASNQESNKPKRSFIQRYGFPIVVLALCMGLGIYLLTSQSQASDLKDFGAGEPFSFVDTEGNTVSLENTNGDVRLLYFFFANCPDVCPPTTAVLSNVQDELKADGVFGNKVKFLSVTIDPTRDTTEVLKDYADTFDADPAGWSFLRGDEEATAELAKKYQVWVGKDAEGNFGHMNLIVLLDKKGHIRQWISAADYIDPDVEKLTARNMADIIKSLT; via the coding sequence GTGACTAACGAAGGTTCAAATATCGAGCAGGATTCAACACAAGCTTCAAATCAAGAGAGCAATAAGCCGAAACGTTCATTCATACAGCGTTATGGGTTCCCAATTGTAGTATTAGCTTTATGCATGGGTCTTGGAATCTATTTGCTTACAAGTCAGAGTCAAGCAAGCGATTTGAAGGATTTCGGTGCAGGGGAGCCATTTTCTTTTGTGGATACTGAAGGAAACACGGTGAGCCTTGAAAATACGAATGGCGATGTACGTTTATTGTACTTCTTCTTTGCGAATTGTCCCGATGTATGTCCACCGACGACGGCTGTACTGTCTAATGTGCAAGACGAGCTGAAGGCGGATGGCGTCTTTGGAAATAAAGTAAAGTTTCTATCGGTAACGATTGATCCGACAAGAGATACAACAGAAGTATTGAAAGATTACGCAGATACGTTCGACGCGGACCCTGCAGGCTGGTCGTTTTTACGTGGGGATGAGGAAGCTACAGCAGAGTTGGCGAAAAAATATCAAGTATGGGTCGGCAAGGATGCAGAAGGCAACTTTGGACATATGAACCTTATCGTATTGCTCGATAAGAAAGGACATATCCGCCAATGGATTTCTGCTGCGGATTACATTGATCCAGACGTAGAAAAACTCACAGCGCGCAACATGGCAGATATTATTAAGAGCTTAACTTAA